A genomic window from Salvelinus alpinus chromosome 10, SLU_Salpinus.1, whole genome shotgun sequence includes:
- the LOC139532612 gene encoding homeobox protein GBX-2-like, with product MSAAFSPSFMMMQRPLGSTTAFSIDSLIGGPPQPSPGHFVYTGYPMFMPYRSVVLPPHPPPPPALPQSALQQGLSATHPHHQIPSLQNSFCSSLAQGMALTSTLMASLPGGFSASQQHQEAARKFGSQSLHAAFNKSQDIRLDGDDGKTFLGKESATLPSYHDSEPLQSSTARTQGKEDPKEDECNRRDESFSMDSDLDYSSDDNMTGNSMCQKDDGEGNVDEGVQGSNGTGSTTSTGKNRRRRTAFTSEQLLELEKEFHCKKYLSLTERSQIAHALKLSEVQVKIWFQNRRAKWKRVKAGNVNSKTGEPSRNPKIVVPIPVHVSRFAIRSQHQQLEQARP from the exons ATGAGTGCAGCGTTCAGCCCTTCGTTTATGATGATGCAGCGCCCACTGGGAAGCACCACTGCCTTCAGCATCGACTCTCTGATCGGCGGTCCCCCTCAGCCCAGCCCGGGACACTTCGTCTACACCGGTTACCCCATGTTCATGCCGTACCGGTCAGTGGTGCTCCCACCGCACCCTCCGCCGCCCCCTGCCCTACCCCAGTCCGCCCTGCAGCAGGGGCTCTCGGCTACCCATCCGCACCACCAGATCCCCAGCCTCCAGAACTCTTTCTGCTCTAGCCTGGCTCAGGGCATGGCGCTCACCTCCACCCTGATGGCCAGCCTGCCTGGAGGGTTCTCGGCTTCACAGCAGCACCAGGAGGCGGCGAGGAAGTTCGGCTCGCAGTCTCTCCACGCCGCCTTCAATAAATCTCAGGACATTCGTTTGGATGGGGATGACGGAAAGACTTTTCTAGGAAAGGAGTCCGCAACGCTCCCCTCCTACCACGACTCAGAGCCATTGCAGTCATCCACAG CCAGAACCCAAGGCAAAGAAGACCCGAAAGAGGACGAATGCAATAGAAGAGATGAGAGCTTCTCAATGGACAGCGATTTAGACTACAGCTCCGATGACAACATGACGGGTAACTCGATGTGTCAGAAAGATGATGGGGAGGGTAACGTGGATGAGGGCGTCCAAGGGTCCAACGGCACTGGCAGCACCACGTCTACCGGCAAGAACCGGCGGCGGAGAACGGCGTTCACGAGCGAGCAGCTCTTGGAACTGGAGAAGGAGTTCCATTGTAAGAAATACCTGTCTTTAACGGAACGCTCTCAGATTGCGCATGCCTTGAAACTCAGCGAAGTTCAAGTCAAGATCTGGTTCCAGAACCGGAGGGCCAAGTGGAAGCGCGTGAAGGCTGGTAACGTCAACTCCAAAACCGGCGAGCCCTCCAGGAACCCTAAAATCGTGGTGCCTATCCCCGTGCACGTCAGCCGGTTTGCAATAAGGAGTCAGCACCAACAGTTAGAGCAAGCCAGACCATAA
- the LOC139532968 gene encoding uncharacterized protein: MGNDASRVAVVVVFPVRAQIHSLSQSKGMCGSPGSFQPLPPSPGSPQPQPPSPGSPQPQPPSPGSPQPQPPSPGSPQPRLPPTPTPQPTLPLPQPRSPHSPYPNPAAQALPYPNPVAQAPPYPNPAAQAPPYPNPPGSPYPNPPAQAPPYPNPAAQAPLSPNPAAQSPPYPAAQAPPYPNPPRLPLPQPRSPHSPNPAAQALPYPNPVAQAPPYPNPAAQAPPYPNPPAQAPLSPGSPLPHPPAHTPPYPNPAAQAPPYPNPVAQAPPYPNPVAQAPPTPTLPNPPAQAPLSPNPPAQAPLSPGFPLPQLPSPHSPYPNPAAQALPYPNPLAQAPPYPNPAGQAPPTPQARLPPTPTP; encoded by the exons atgggtaacgatgcttcgagggtggctgttgtcgttgtgttcccggttcgagcccag ATCCACTCCTTGAGCCAATCCAAGGGAATGTGTGGGAGCCCAGGCTCCTTCCAGCCCCTACCCCCCAGCCCAGGTTCCCCTcagccccaaccccccagcccaggttcccctcagccccaaccccccagcccag gctcccctcagccccaaccccccagcccaggctcccctcagcccaggctcccccctaccccaacTCCCCAGCCCACactccccctaccccaaccccgcaGCCCACactccccctaccccaaccccgcaGCCCAGGCTctcccctaccccaaccccgtagcccaggctcccccctaccccaaccccgcagcccaggctcccccctaccccaaccc cccaggctccccctaccccaaccccccagcccaggctcccccctaccccaaccccgcaGCCCAGGCTCCCCTCAGCCCCAACCCCGCAGCCCAGTCTCCCCCCTACCccgcagcccaggctcccccctaccccaacccc cccaggctccccctaccccaaccccgcaGCCCACACTCCCCCAACCCCGCAGCCCAGGCTctcccctaccccaaccccgtagcccaggctcccccctaccccaaccccgcagcccag gctcccccctaccccaaccccccagcccaggctcccctcagcccaggctcccccctaccccacCCCCCAGCCCACactcccccctaccccaaccccgcagcccaggctcccccctaccccaaccctgtagcccaggctcccccctaccccaaccctgtagcccaggctccccctaccccaaccct ccccaaccccccagcccaggctcccctcagccccaaccccccagcccaggctcccctcAGCCCAGGCTTCCCCCTACCCCAACTCCCCAGCCCACactccccctaccccaaccccgcaGCCCAGGCTctcccctaccccaaccccttagcccaggctcccccctaccccaaccccgcaGGCCAGGCTCCCCCAACCCCGCAGGccaggctcccccctaccccaaccccgtag